One window from the genome of Deltaproteobacteria bacterium encodes:
- a CDS encoding ATP-binding cassette domain-containing protein: protein MSGDPIIKVENLTAGYGETVILKDVNFTVERGEVVVLVGGSGCGKSTLLKHMIGLLPPISGKIVIDGVDVARAGEKEYRLLLKRIGVLFQGAALLGSLTVGENVALPLEWSARIDQHSRDELVKLKLAAVDLSGYENHFPSEISGGMAKRAGIARAMALNPAILFFDEPSAGLDPITSAELDDLILTMNRVFKTTMVIVTHELSSIHTVADRAVVLDKARKGIAAVGHPKTLAESGDDPVVYRFFNPRGARKE, encoded by the coding sequence ATGAGCGGCGACCCGATAATAAAGGTGGAGAACCTGACTGCTGGCTACGGCGAAACCGTGATCTTAAAGGACGTCAATTTCACGGTGGAAAGGGGCGAGGTGGTGGTTCTGGTGGGGGGCTCAGGCTGCGGCAAGAGCACCCTTTTGAAGCACATGATAGGGCTTCTGCCCCCCATTTCGGGCAAAATCGTGATAGACGGCGTGGACGTGGCCCGGGCGGGTGAAAAAGAGTACCGGCTGCTTCTGAAAAGGATCGGCGTCCTTTTCCAGGGCGCGGCCCTTCTTGGGTCTCTGACCGTGGGCGAAAACGTGGCTCTGCCCCTGGAATGGAGCGCCCGCATCGACCAGCACTCCAGGGACGAGCTGGTGAAGCTGAAACTGGCCGCAGTTGACCTTTCCGGCTACGAAAACCACTTTCCGTCGGAAATTTCGGGCGGCATGGCCAAGCGGGCCGGAATCGCCAGGGCAATGGCCTTGAATCCGGCCATCCTCTTTTTCGACGAGCCCTCAGCAGGCCTCGATCCCATAACGTCGGCGGAGCTGGACGATCTCATCCTCACCATGAACCGGGTCTTTAAAACCACCATGGTGATAGTCACCCACGAGCTTTCCAGCATCCACACCGTCGCCGACCGCGCGGTGGTGCTGGACAAGGCCCGCAAGGGGATAGCGGCTGTGGGCCATCCGAAAACCCTTGCCGAATCGGGCGACGACCCGGTGGTTTACCGCTTTTTCAATCCCCGTGGCGCAAGAAAGGAATAG
- a CDS encoding MCE family protein translates to MASVRTKFSVGLFLIAGVLMLSFAIIWIGSQGYLKQGKDFVIYFDESVQGLEKDSQVKYRGVAVGRVEDIRVAPDGLLIQVKVQIDPTQVDLDLSRENVHRLVAQLKSVGITGIMFIELDRQTPKTAAPPMRLGFKAPRTVIASKPSDMRLFFAGAESLFRRIEKLEIEKVIAGVNRDLDHLDQAIVAADVKGISNRLTTSLDRANAMLAKENWSGIISSVQKAAADLELAMAEARKLAEETNKTVASATASVDKVGAILDENRPDVRAAITGVRHSVEKVQALLDENRKSLRSTMAEINRVVEEARKMAESGQQAIGDGSRLLVGADVRMAELTKHLLTTVQNLERATENLNRLLENTVEDPSALIFSRPVDEKPVAKEKQ, encoded by the coding sequence GTGGCATCAGTGCGAACCAAGTTTTCCGTGGGCCTTTTCCTCATCGCCGGGGTGCTCATGCTTTCATTCGCCATCATCTGGATCGGAAGCCAGGGCTATCTGAAGCAGGGCAAGGATTTCGTCATCTATTTCGACGAGTCGGTCCAGGGCCTGGAAAAAGACTCCCAGGTGAAGTACAGGGGCGTGGCAGTGGGCCGCGTGGAGGACATAAGGGTTGCGCCGGACGGGCTTCTCATCCAGGTCAAGGTCCAGATAGACCCCACCCAGGTGGACCTGGACCTAAGCAGGGAAAACGTCCACCGCCTGGTGGCCCAGCTAAAAAGCGTGGGCATAACCGGCATCATGTTCATCGAACTTGACCGCCAGACCCCGAAAACCGCAGCCCCTCCCATGCGCCTGGGTTTCAAGGCCCCACGCACCGTTATCGCCAGCAAGCCAAGCGACATGCGCCTTTTCTTCGCCGGGGCTGAGTCCCTTTTCCGGCGCATAGAAAAACTTGAAATCGAAAAGGTGATAGCGGGCGTGAACCGCGACCTGGACCACCTTGACCAGGCCATCGTCGCCGCCGACGTAAAGGGAATCTCGAACCGACTCACCACCTCCCTTGACCGGGCCAACGCCATGCTGGCAAAGGAGAACTGGAGCGGGATCATAAGCTCGGTCCAGAAGGCAGCCGCCGATCTCGAACTCGCCATGGCCGAGGCAAGGAAACTCGCGGAGGAAACCAACAAAACAGTGGCGTCCGCAACCGCCTCCGTTGACAAGGTGGGGGCCATACTGGATGAAAACAGGCCGGACGTCCGCGCCGCCATCACCGGCGTGCGCCATTCGGTTGAAAAGGTCCAGGCCCTTCTGGATGAAAACCGCAAGAGCCTTCGCTCCACCATGGCGGAGATCAACCGCGTGGTGGAGGAGGCCCGGAAAATGGCCGAAAGCGGCCAGCAGGCCATAGGCGACGGCTCGCGCCTTCTTGTGGGGGCGGACGTGCGCATGGCCGAGCTTACCAAGCACCTTCTGACCACGGTCCAAAACCTGGAAAGGGCCACGGAAAACCTGAACCGGCTCCTGGAAAACACGGTGGAGGACCCCTCGGCCCTCATCTTCAGCCGCCCGGTGGACGAAAAGCCCGTGGCGAAAGAAAAACAATAG
- a CDS encoding membrane integrity-associated transporter subunit PqiC: MKLATTRILGAAALCLLIIALLAAQGCGLSRPSRPSVRYYSLDYPTPAAREGTPIPAVIRVERFSASPALSGTAMLYSDAPYATRAYALYRWRSAPADIVSFFLARDMKASGLFSAALPYDTRISPTHSLEGRVEEFYEADRPRGAVSAVLSVSVTLVREREPDVTKKIVFQKTYSEVQEASVNNPQAVAGAMSQAMQRVSARLMDDVQKALAKPPAGK, from the coding sequence ATGAAACTTGCCACGACGCGGATTTTGGGGGCGGCGGCCCTGTGCCTGCTTATAATTGCCCTGCTGGCGGCCCAGGGCTGCGGGCTTAGCCGCCCGTCACGGCCTTCGGTGCGGTATTATTCCCTGGATTACCCGACCCCGGCGGCCAGGGAGGGAACGCCGATTCCGGCGGTGATAAGGGTGGAGCGCTTTTCCGCCTCGCCCGCGCTTTCAGGAACCGCCATGCTCTACAGCGACGCGCCCTATGCCACGCGCGCCTACGCCCTGTACAGGTGGAGGTCCGCTCCCGCCGACATCGTGTCCTTTTTCCTGGCCCGCGACATGAAGGCCAGCGGGCTTTTTTCGGCGGCCCTTCCCTACGACACCAGGATTTCGCCCACTCACAGCCTGGAAGGCAGGGTGGAGGAGTTTTACGAGGCGGACCGCCCCAGGGGCGCGGTGTCGGCGGTGCTTTCGGTATCCGTAACCCTTGTCCGGGAAAGGGAGCCGGACGTGACCAAGAAGATCGTGTTCCAGAAAACCTACAGCGAGGTCCAGGAAGCCTCGGTGAACAACCCCCAGGCGGTGGCCGGGGCCATGAGCCAGGCCATGCAAAGGGTTTCCGCGAGGCTTATGGACGACGTTCAAAAGGCCCTGGCCAAGCCGCCAGCCGGAAAGTAG
- the nadB gene encoding L-aspartate oxidase — MEYKFDFLVIGSGVAGLTFALKVADFGTVAVVTKRGISDTNTSQAQGGIASVSSAADTFEAHITDTHAAGDGLCHPDVVEMVVKDGPARIRELMEMGVRFNLAGPTDEAPENDGPCLDLGREGGHSMNRIVHAADMTGREVERVLVESAEANPRITIFENHVAVDLVTHSTRIRRGSVVTSHQESCCGAYVLETETNTVHTFAAAITLLATGGAGKVYLYTSNPDVATGDGIAMGYRAGASVANLEFVQFHPTCLYHPQAKNFLISEAVRGEGAYLLDHKGRRFMEKYDPVQKELACRDVVARAIDAELKKSGAESVFLDISHEDPGMVRERFPNLYEKCLEFGYDMTKDPLPVVPAAHYMCGGVVTDLEGKTDVANLYAVGECACTGLHGANRLASNSLLEALVYADRAAAQALKDLASVESAPSPPAWDEVGTTDSDEGIVVTHNWDEIRRFMWNYVGIVRSNKRLARAGNRVENIMKEIRDYYWDFKVTADLLELRNIALLAHLIIQCAQRRCESRGLHYNIDHPSKDDRLWSKDSILRRPFVN, encoded by the coding sequence ATGGAATACAAGTTCGATTTTCTGGTTATCGGAAGCGGTGTAGCGGGGCTCACCTTCGCACTCAAGGTGGCTGATTTCGGCACCGTGGCCGTGGTCACCAAGAGGGGCATATCCGACACCAACACCAGCCAGGCCCAGGGCGGCATAGCCTCGGTGTCCTCGGCGGCGGACACCTTCGAGGCTCACATAACCGACACCCACGCGGCGGGAGACGGCCTGTGCCATCCGGACGTGGTGGAAATGGTGGTGAAGGACGGCCCGGCCCGGATACGGGAGCTAATGGAAATGGGGGTCCGGTTCAACCTGGCCGGCCCCACCGACGAAGCGCCGGAAAACGACGGCCCCTGCCTCGACCTAGGCCGGGAGGGCGGCCACTCGATGAACCGCATAGTCCACGCGGCTGACATGACGGGCCGGGAGGTGGAGAGGGTCCTGGTGGAGTCGGCGGAGGCCAACCCCAGGATCACCATCTTCGAAAACCACGTGGCAGTAGACCTTGTCACCCATTCCACCCGCATCCGCCGTGGTTCGGTGGTGACCTCCCACCAGGAATCCTGCTGCGGGGCCTACGTGCTGGAAACCGAAACCAACACCGTTCACACCTTCGCCGCAGCCATAACCCTTCTGGCCACCGGCGGAGCGGGCAAGGTCTACCTTTACACCTCCAACCCGGACGTGGCCACCGGCGACGGCATAGCCATGGGATACAGGGCGGGAGCCAGCGTGGCCAACCTGGAATTCGTGCAGTTCCATCCCACCTGCCTATACCACCCCCAGGCCAAGAACTTCCTCATTTCCGAGGCGGTGAGAGGGGAGGGGGCCTATCTCCTTGATCACAAGGGCCGACGTTTCATGGAAAAATACGATCCGGTTCAGAAGGAACTGGCCTGTCGGGACGTGGTGGCCAGGGCCATTGACGCTGAACTCAAGAAAAGCGGCGCGGAATCGGTCTTTCTGGACATCTCCCACGAGGACCCCGGAATGGTTCGGGAGCGCTTTCCCAACCTTTACGAAAAATGCCTGGAATTCGGCTACGACATGACAAAGGACCCCCTTCCGGTGGTCCCGGCGGCCCATTACATGTGCGGCGGGGTTGTCACCGACCTGGAGGGCAAGACCGACGTGGCCAACCTCTACGCCGTTGGGGAATGCGCCTGCACCGGCCTTCACGGGGCCAACCGGCTGGCCTCCAACTCGCTTCTGGAGGCCCTGGTTTACGCGGACCGGGCAGCAGCCCAAGCCCTGAAGGACCTTGCCTCGGTGGAAAGCGCCCCGTCTCCGCCCGCCTGGGACGAGGTGGGCACCACGGATTCCGACGAGGGCATAGTGGTCACCCACAACTGGGACGAGATAAGGCGCTTCATGTGGAACTACGTGGGAATCGTGCGCTCCAACAAGCGCCTGGCCCGCGCCGGAAACCGCGTGGAAAACATCATGAAGGAAATAAGGGACTACTACTGGGATTTCAAGGTGACGGCGGACCTGCTGGAGCTAAGGAACATAGCACTTCTGGCCCATCTAATCATCCAGTGCGCACAGCGGCGATGCGAGAGCAGGGGCCTTCATTACAACATAGATCATCCGTCAAAGGATGACAGGCTTTGGAGTAAGGATTCCATATTGCGGCGTCCGTTCGTTAACTAG
- a CDS encoding TIGR04211 family SH3 domain-containing protein — MKFFSVFFSLLLAASGGFAPACLAETLYVDDQNSVTLHTGPDPQNRIVAVVGSGQALEAVSRQGGWTRVRLAPGREGWALSRYLTDKEPKSLLYDGVSKALSGEKAKVAALEQKAQELLRAREALAKGLFDAQNQASRSRAAYEALAKDSGQALALRRDLDKARAELASLKLEAYAAKKRLEDARNGQPVKWFLAGAGVIAAGIFLGLAIKSRQHRSRF; from the coding sequence ATGAAGTTTTTTTCCGTGTTTTTCAGTCTTCTCCTTGCCGCATCGGGAGGTTTTGCCCCGGCCTGCCTTGCCGAAACCCTCTATGTGGATGACCAGAATTCGGTGACCCTGCACACCGGCCCTGACCCCCAGAACCGCATAGTTGCCGTTGTGGGAAGCGGCCAGGCCCTGGAGGCGGTGTCCCGACAGGGCGGCTGGACCCGCGTCCGACTGGCCCCCGGCAGGGAGGGCTGGGCGTTATCCCGCTATCTTACGGACAAGGAGCCCAAGAGCCTCCTTTACGACGGCGTTTCAAAGGCCCTTTCCGGGGAAAAGGCGAAAGTTGCGGCGCTTGAACAGAAGGCCCAGGAGCTTTTGCGCGCCAGGGAAGCCCTGGCAAAGGGACTTTTCGACGCCCAAAATCAGGCCTCCCGGTCGCGGGCGGCTTACGAGGCCCTGGCCAAAGACTCCGGGCAGGCCCTGGCCCTTCGCCGGGACCTCGACAAGGCCCGCGCGGAACTGGCAAGCCTTAAGCTGGAAGCCTATGCCGCGAAAAAACGGCTTGAGGACGCCCGAAACGGGCAGCCCGTAAAATGGTTTCTGGCTGGAGCCGGGGTCATTGCGGCGGGGATATTTCTCGGCCTTGCCATAAAATCGAGACAGCATCGAAGCAGGTTTTAG
- a CDS encoding M50 family metallopeptidase, with protein sequence MAAPRSKSEGGTLARSFFGVLLFSLGIFLFYAAGLEAFQTRPLNDIRLGVLAGAGAYLLIHRFIGVGDFFGTFTHELCHTIACVLSGGKPLKFYASQNQGGYAHLTRTNIFVVLAPYFFPVWAVFGLAAFRLLVWVRAAPFILPFTAFFVGMALMHHVLCLLHSCRPHQSDLKKYGLIFSYGFVAFANSIILPHVFLLTMNPEAPWHHFLEKLWRLAAFHAGPLWERLAASIL encoded by the coding sequence ATGGCCGCGCCACGGTCGAAAAGCGAGGGGGGAACGCTTGCCCGGTCCTTTTTCGGGGTGCTCCTTTTTTCCTTGGGGATTTTCCTGTTTTACGCAGCCGGGCTCGAAGCGTTTCAAACAAGGCCGCTCAATGATATACGATTGGGAGTTCTGGCCGGAGCCGGGGCCTACCTTCTGATCCACCGTTTCATAGGCGTGGGGGATTTTTTCGGCACCTTCACCCACGAGCTTTGCCACACCATCGCCTGCGTTTTAAGCGGCGGCAAACCCCTCAAGTTTTACGCGTCCCAAAACCAGGGCGGATACGCCCACCTTACGCGTACCAATATTTTCGTTGTTCTGGCCCCGTACTTTTTTCCCGTCTGGGCCGTTTTCGGCCTGGCCGCCTTCCGCCTTCTGGTATGGGTTCGCGCGGCGCCTTTCATCCTGCCCTTTACGGCTTTTTTCGTGGGAATGGCCCTGATGCACCACGTGCTTTGCCTTCTCCACTCGTGCCGTCCGCACCAGTCTGACCTTAAAAAATACGGATTGATTTTCTCCTACGGTTTCGTGGCGTTCGCCAATTCAATCATCTTGCCCCATGTTTTTTTGCTCACCATGAACCCGGAAGCGCCCTGGCATCATTTTCTGGAAAAGCTCTGGCGGCTTGCGGCCTTTCATGCAGGGCCGTTGTGGGAGCGTTTGGCTGCATCCATCCTGTAA